A single window of Polyodon spathula isolate WHYD16114869_AA chromosome 2, ASM1765450v1, whole genome shotgun sequence DNA harbors:
- the LOC121306174 gene encoding uncharacterized protein LOC121306174 gives MEAITSHSSCEEVREALLKSGFSETTADLFYENEVDGMSILNFKDQDLFLMLPNKIGLVRKLIVMIDERKAQIAALPSPSVVKLESSASSLSENELEQEQEQMQAHTQEHEHNDTAVPNYSDRIKTLLENGRIIEDFDKFIEETAYYVLSHGDITSRRRYAEFGRHMYEQFPCLGFSGQQPWSFFCKKLSQKIRNLRWKRKKGLNSYPDFISKKTSTELHSTVRDIHMTLKQCTKVIADELRKPHVQQNRTLLRHLHKISYKDRRQDIAQSEEGSVQDILKKYPLLNDMEYIQLEFKMLVKLGDTEASWTALLVNLEKAMSMERNNEEESYVEYKEVHALQLIVQLQCKLKTRSKGKKLPPAISVTDTPTVQLSGDSSNPPRLLVIHHQDPARPLNGFVIADRIYICKENTLLDILYDLLGCYYAWNLSFPMQYQVLGFLQSYLLKDRRKPFFKSSAYIKFQKAFESVCDESSEEYVLTRVG, from the exons ATGGAGGCTATTACCAGTCACAGCAGCTGCGAAGAAGTCAGAGAAGCGCTGTTGAAGTCCGGCTTTTCTGAAACAACTGCAGACTTGTTTTATG AGAATGAAGTTGATGGGATGTCGATTTTAAACTTCAAAGACCAGGATTTGTTCCTTATGCTGCCCAACAAGATCGGCTTGGTTAGGAAACTGATTGTAATGATAGATGAGCGCAAGGCACAGATAGCAGCCCTGCCATCGCCTTCAGTG GTTAAATTAGAGTCGTCAGCGTCATCATTGTCAGAAAATGAACTGGAACAAGAGCAAGAGCAAATGCAGGCCCACACTCAAGAACACGAACACAACGACACAGCCGTTCCAAACTATTCAGATCGCATTAAGACTTTACTGGAAAATGGAAGAATAATTGAAGATTTTGACAAATTTATTGAAGAAACTGCATACTATGTGTTATCTCATGGAGATATAACAAGTCGAAGACGTTATGCTGAATTTGGCAGACACATGTATGAACAATTTCCATGCCTAGGCTTCAGTGGTCAGCAACCCTGG TCCTTTTTTTGCAAAAAGCTATCACAAAAAATACGGAATCTAAGatggaaaagaaagaaaggttTAAACAGTTATCCAGACTTTATCAgcaaaaaaacatccacagaacTGCACTCAACAGTAAGAg ATATCCACATGACTTTGAAACAGTGCACAAAGGTTATTGCTGATGAACTGAGGAAACCACATGTGCAGCAGAACAGGACCCTGCTCAGACACCTTCATAAGATCTCGTACAAAGACAGACGGCAGGACATCGCTCAGTCTGAAGAGGGATCTGTCCAGGACATTCTTAAGAAGTATCCCTTATTGAATGACATGGAGTAT ATCCAATTAGAATTTAAAATGCTTGTGAAACTTGGTGACACAGAGGCATCATGGACTGCTCTTCTTGTAAACCTGGAGAAGGCCATGTCAATGGAGAGAAACAATGAG GAGGAGAGTTACGTGGAGTACAAGGAAGTGCATGCACTCCAGCTTATCGTGCAGCTGCAGTGTAAACTGAAGACAAGGAGCAAAGGAAAGAAACTACCCCCAGCAATATCGGTAACTGAT ACACCCACGGTTCAGCTGTCGGGTGACTCCAGTAATCCACCCCGACTCCTTGTGATCCATCACCAAGACCCAGCGAGACCCCTGAATGGCTTTGTAATTGCAGACAGGATTTATATTTGTAAAGAGAACACCCTGCTGGACATCTTGTATGACCTCTTGGGCTGCTACTACGCCTGGAACCTCAGTTTCCCAATGCAATACCAAGTGCTGGGGTTTCTTCAGAGCTACCTCCTTAAAGACAGAAGAAAACCCTTTTTCAAATCCTCTGCCTATATCAAGTTTCAGAAGGCATTCGAAAGTGTTTGCGACGAGTCCAGTGAGGAGTATGTGCTGACCAGAGTTGGATGA